Proteins encoded in a region of the Vibrio sp. CB1-14 genome:
- the mraY gene encoding phospho-N-acetylmuramoyl-pentapeptide-transferase: MIIWLAELLQPYFSFFRLFEYLSFRAIVSVLTALGISLWMGLKMIARLQMLQIGQVVRNEGPESHFSKRGTPTMGGIMILSAISITVLLWADLSNPYIWAVLAVLLGYGAVGFVDDYRKVVRKNTDGLIARWKYFWQSLIALVVAFALYAHGQDTAATQLVVPFFKDVMPQMGLFYIVFTYFVIVGTSNAVNLTDGLDGLAIMPTVLVAAGFAVIAWATGNVNFAAYLHIPYIPYTSELVVFCTAMVGAGLGFLWFNTYPAQVFMGDVGSLALGGALGVIAVLVRQEFVLVIMGGVFVMETLSVILQVGSYKLRGQRIFRMAPIHHHYELKGWPEPRVIVRFWIISIVLVLIGLATLKVR; encoded by the coding sequence ATGATCATTTGGCTTGCAGAATTACTACAGCCATACTTTTCTTTTTTTCGTCTGTTTGAATATTTGTCATTCAGAGCCATTGTCAGTGTATTAACTGCGTTAGGTATTTCTTTGTGGATGGGGCTAAAAATGATTGCCCGTCTACAAATGCTGCAAATTGGCCAAGTCGTTCGAAATGAAGGTCCGGAGTCGCACTTTAGCAAGCGTGGTACACCGACGATGGGTGGTATAATGATCCTATCGGCGATTTCTATTACCGTTTTGCTTTGGGCAGACTTGAGTAACCCTTATATTTGGGCTGTACTTGCGGTGCTACTTGGCTATGGTGCCGTTGGTTTTGTGGATGACTATCGCAAGGTAGTGCGCAAAAACACCGATGGCCTGATCGCTCGTTGGAAGTATTTTTGGCAGTCGCTGATTGCCTTGGTGGTGGCATTTGCTCTGTATGCTCACGGCCAAGACACGGCAGCCACACAGCTTGTAGTACCATTCTTTAAAGATGTAATGCCGCAAATGGGACTGTTCTACATTGTCTTCACATACTTTGTGATTGTTGGCACCAGTAATGCGGTGAATCTGACCGATGGCCTTGACGGTCTGGCTATTATGCCAACGGTATTGGTTGCAGCCGGCTTTGCGGTGATTGCTTGGGCAACAGGCAACGTTAACTTCGCAGCTTATTTGCACATTCCTTATATTCCATACACCTCTGAGCTTGTGGTGTTCTGTACTGCAATGGTTGGTGCTGGACTTGGTTTCCTTTGGTTTAACACTTACCCTGCGCAAGTCTTTATGGGTGATGTAGGCTCGTTAGCACTTGGCGGCGCATTGGGTGTCATTGCCGTGTTGGTACGTCAAGAGTTCGTACTGGTGATCATGGGCGGTGTATTTGTAATGGAGACGCTATCGGTAATCCTTCAGGTTGGCTCTTACAAGTTGCGTGGTCAGCGCATTTTCCGTATGGCACCTATCCATCATCACTATGAACTAAAAGGCTGGCCAGAACCGCGTGTTATCGTTCGCTTCTGGATCATTTCAATCGTATTGGTACTTATTGGCCTAGCGACGCTTAAAGTACGTTAA
- the murD gene encoding UDP-N-acetylmuramoyl-L-alanine--D-glutamate ligase, protein MERWQDIQQVVVVGLGITGLSVVNHLRKYHPTLTIQVMDSRDNPPGAEQLPQGVALHTGSFEADWLMQADLVVCNPGIALATPEIHAAMANGVSVIGDIELFARANDKPVIAITGSNGKSTVTDLTGEMAKAAGLSVGVGGNIGFPALDLLELDADLYVLELSSFQLETTSSLKTQVSTFLNLSEDHMDRYEGMADYAEAKRRIFLHAEHVLVNRDEPETYPTETSLALSTFGFDAKQFGMQVFDGRTWLMDGDAKILAADKLSIVGKHNWSNALVACALLKLANIDYRSALECLKSYRGLSHRCQVVAEQANVKWVNDSKATNVASTLAALSGLALQGTLYLLVGGVGKGADFSELATPLSRLNVQLCCFGLDGEAFLPLHDSARYFASMDDILAEITPKLKQGDMVMLSPACASFDQFANFMARGDHFTDLAERYSAQVS, encoded by the coding sequence ATGGAACGTTGGCAAGACATTCAGCAAGTGGTCGTCGTAGGGCTCGGTATTACCGGGCTCTCCGTCGTTAATCACCTTCGTAAATATCATCCTACATTGACCATTCAAGTAATGGACAGTCGAGACAATCCGCCGGGGGCTGAGCAGTTGCCGCAAGGCGTTGCCCTACATACCGGCAGTTTTGAAGCCGATTGGTTGATGCAGGCTGACTTAGTGGTGTGTAACCCAGGTATCGCTCTAGCGACGCCGGAAATTCACGCAGCCATGGCAAACGGCGTCTCTGTCATTGGCGATATCGAACTGTTTGCTAGGGCAAATGACAAGCCAGTGATTGCCATTACTGGTTCAAACGGAAAAAGTACCGTGACTGATCTCACGGGTGAGATGGCCAAGGCTGCGGGACTTAGTGTCGGAGTGGGTGGCAACATTGGTTTTCCTGCGCTCGATTTACTTGAGCTTGATGCCGATCTCTATGTGCTTGAGCTATCCAGTTTCCAACTGGAAACGACGTCGTCGCTGAAAACGCAAGTCTCAACGTTTCTAAATCTTTCAGAAGACCATATGGATCGCTACGAGGGTATGGCGGATTATGCCGAGGCCAAGCGCAGGATCTTCTTACATGCTGAGCATGTGTTAGTAAATCGCGATGAGCCAGAGACTTATCCAACAGAGACGTCTCTAGCACTCTCGACATTTGGTTTTGATGCTAAGCAGTTCGGTATGCAGGTATTTGATGGACGCACTTGGTTGATGGATGGCGATGCTAAAATCCTCGCGGCGGATAAGCTGAGCATCGTGGGTAAGCACAATTGGTCAAATGCTTTGGTCGCTTGTGCGCTGCTCAAGCTAGCAAATATCGATTATCGTTCGGCATTGGAATGCTTGAAATCTTATCGAGGCTTAAGCCATCGCTGCCAAGTGGTGGCCGAACAAGCTAACGTGAAATGGGTTAATGATTCGAAAGCCACTAATGTAGCAAGTACGCTTGCCGCTCTGTCAGGCTTAGCACTCCAAGGAACGCTGTACTTGCTTGTCGGCGGGGTGGGGAAAGGCGCAGATTTTTCTGAGCTTGCTACGCCGCTTTCTCGACTCAATGTTCAGCTGTGCTGTTTTGGTCTCGATGGAGAAGCGTTTCTACCGCTTCACGATAGTGCGCGCTACTTTGCTTCAATGGACGATATATTGGCTGAGATCACGCCAAAATTGAAGCAAGGTGATATGGTCATGTTGTCGCCTGCGTGCGCCAGCTTTGATCAGTTTGCCAATTTCATGGCTCGCGGTGATCACTTTACCGATTTGGCAGAGCGTTATTCAGCGCAAGTTAGTTAA
- the ftsW gene encoding cell division protein FtsW: MFHQIRQRTMGWMTHSAPDTLYDRQLVWLAFGLMVTGLVMVTSASFPISSRLTDQPFHFMFRHAIFLVLALGTSAVVLQIPIAKWFKYSTYLLAISIFLLIVVLVVGKSVNGASRWIPLGLFNLQPAEVAKLSLFIFMSGYLVRKQDEVRQSFFGGFIKPIMVFTTFAILLLGQPDLGTVVVMLVTLFGMLFIAGAKLSQFIALFVAGVSAVIALILVEPYRVRRVTSFLDPWEDPFGSGYQLTQSLMAFGRGNWMGQGLGNSVQKLEYLPEAHTDFVFAVLAEELGFVGVVLVLMLVFALVIKALYIGRRAFEKQQFFGGYLCFAIGIWFAFQTLVNVGAAAGMVPTKGLTLPLISYGGSSLIIMSVAVSILLRVDHECRLLPDIEPEPAPSSEPETDKKKKQDEEK, encoded by the coding sequence ATGTTTCATCAAATTCGACAACGCACCATGGGATGGATGACCCACAGTGCCCCAGATACGCTTTATGACCGACAACTGGTTTGGTTGGCGTTTGGGTTGATGGTGACGGGACTAGTGATGGTAACTTCAGCCTCGTTTCCGATCAGTTCTCGACTGACGGATCAGCCATTCCACTTTATGTTTCGCCACGCTATCTTTCTGGTATTAGCGCTTGGTACGTCGGCTGTGGTTCTGCAAATCCCTATCGCTAAATGGTTCAAATACAGTACTTATTTGCTAGCGATATCTATTTTCTTGCTGATTGTTGTACTCGTCGTCGGCAAGTCCGTTAACGGCGCGTCTCGTTGGATACCGCTTGGGCTGTTTAACCTTCAGCCTGCAGAGGTAGCCAAACTGTCGCTGTTCATCTTCATGTCCGGCTACTTGGTGAGAAAGCAAGACGAGGTCAGGCAGTCGTTTTTTGGCGGCTTTATCAAACCTATTATGGTGTTCACCACGTTTGCCATTCTATTGTTGGGACAGCCTGACTTAGGTACCGTGGTGGTGATGCTGGTGACTTTGTTTGGCATGTTGTTTATTGCTGGTGCCAAATTATCACAGTTTATTGCTCTATTTGTTGCGGGCGTCAGCGCGGTTATAGCGCTGATTTTGGTCGAGCCATACCGAGTAAGACGTGTTACTTCGTTTCTAGACCCTTGGGAAGACCCATTTGGCAGCGGCTATCAGCTTACGCAATCACTCATGGCATTTGGCCGTGGTAACTGGATGGGACAAGGGCTTGGTAACTCAGTGCAAAAATTGGAGTACTTACCAGAAGCGCATACCGACTTTGTATTTGCGGTGCTGGCTGAAGAGCTCGGGTTTGTTGGTGTCGTCTTAGTATTGATGTTGGTATTTGCACTGGTGATTAAAGCCCTGTATATCGGTAGGCGTGCGTTTGAAAAACAGCAGTTTTTTGGCGGCTATTTGTGTTTTGCCATCGGTATTTGGTTTGCGTTTCAAACCTTGGTAAACGTAGGTGCCGCAGCGGGCATGGTGCCAACCAAAGGTCTAACATTGCCACTGATAAGCTATGGTGGCTCCAGTTTGATTATCATGTCGGTGGCGGTATCGATACTGCTACGAGTAGACCATGAATGTCGACTGCTTCCGGACATTGAACCTGAGCCTGCACCGAGCAGCGAGCCTGAAACAGATAAGAAAAAGAAACAAGATGAAGAAAAATAA
- the murG gene encoding undecaprenyldiphospho-muramoylpentapeptide beta-N-acetylglucosaminyltransferase yields MKKNKRLMVMAGGTGGHVFPGLAVAKRLQEQGWEIRWLGTADRMEADLVPKHGIEIDFIKVKGLRGQGIAKLIKAPFQIISAIFQARQHLKRWQPDAVLGMGGYVSGPGGIAAWTMGIPVVLHEQNGVAGLTNQWLSKIAKKVFQAFPGAFTDAEVVGNPVRQDLLDIEAPETRLNGRDGDIRILVMGGSQGARILNHTLPPVMAALGEGYTIRHQAGKGSKQEVAELYQQNQVSKAEVTEFIDDVSEAYQWADLVVCRSGALTVSELAAAGVGAIFIPFMHKDRQQALNGDHLVDCQAAYMIEQPQLSVEKLTEQIRSLDRTQLKTLAINARQAAKLDADTRVAKEIIELTK; encoded by the coding sequence ATGAAGAAAAATAAACGCTTAATGGTGATGGCTGGTGGAACTGGCGGTCACGTATTTCCGGGATTGGCTGTTGCGAAGCGCTTGCAAGAGCAAGGCTGGGAGATCCGTTGGCTTGGCACTGCAGACAGAATGGAAGCAGACTTAGTACCAAAGCACGGGATTGAAATTGATTTTATTAAAGTGAAAGGGTTGCGCGGTCAAGGCATTGCTAAACTGATTAAAGCACCGTTTCAGATCATCAGTGCGATTTTTCAAGCGCGCCAACATTTAAAGCGCTGGCAACCTGATGCTGTGCTCGGCATGGGGGGCTATGTCAGTGGGCCTGGTGGCATTGCGGCTTGGACTATGGGTATCCCTGTCGTCCTCCACGAACAAAATGGCGTCGCGGGACTGACCAACCAGTGGCTTTCCAAAATTGCCAAAAAGGTGTTCCAGGCATTTCCGGGCGCTTTTACTGACGCAGAAGTGGTAGGGAATCCAGTGCGCCAAGACTTATTAGACATTGAAGCGCCAGAAACACGACTTAACGGCCGTGATGGTGATATTCGAATTTTAGTGATGGGGGGCAGTCAAGGTGCTCGCATCCTCAATCACACGCTGCCACCAGTCATGGCTGCGCTGGGTGAAGGCTACACGATTCGCCATCAAGCAGGAAAAGGTAGCAAGCAAGAAGTCGCTGAGCTTTACCAGCAAAACCAAGTTAGTAAGGCTGAGGTGACGGAGTTTATTGATGATGTTAGCGAAGCGTATCAATGGGCAGACCTTGTGGTTTGTCGCTCCGGTGCACTGACAGTATCCGAGCTTGCTGCAGCCGGCGTTGGCGCTATCTTTATTCCATTTATGCATAAAGATCGTCAGCAGGCGCTTAATGGCGACCACTTGGTCGACTGCCAGGCTGCGTATATGATTGAGCAGCCCCAATTGAGCGTGGAAAAACTGACTGAACAGATACGTAGCTTAGACCGAACGCAGTTAAAAACGCTGGCCATTAATGCCCGACAAGCGGCTAAGCTCGATGCGGATACACGCGTCGCGAAAGAAATTATCGAATTAACAAAATAG
- the murC gene encoding UDP-N-acetylmuramate--L-alanine ligase: MTQQQTPDLAQIRALIPEMRRVKCIHFVGIGGAGMSGIAEVLLNEGYQITGSDIAENAVTARLTQKGATVFIGHAASNIDLASVVVVSTAIDPENPELVAAKELRIPVVRRAEMLAELMRFRHGIAVAGTHGKTTTTALVTQIYSEAGMDPTFVNGGLVKSAGTNARLGSSRILIAEADESDASFLHLQPMVSIVTNIEADHMDTYGGDFDTLKQTFIDFLHNLPFYGQAVMCVDDPVVRELIPSVSRQVITYGFSEDADVRIENYRQEGQQGKFTVVRKGRDNLEITLNIPGEHNALNASAAIAVATEDNISDEAIVKAMLGTEGTGRRFEHLGEFETGNGRVMLVDDYGHHPTEVDVTIKAARNGWADKRLVMVFQPHRYSRTRDLYDDFANVLEQVDVLVMLDVYSAGEAPIVGADGRSLCRTIRTRGKLDPVFVPEMNGLPSVLSNLLQDGDLVLTQGAGDIGKVAKQLEKMKLDIQVMQNS; the protein is encoded by the coding sequence ATGACACAGCAACAAACACCAGACTTAGCGCAGATCCGTGCCTTGATACCTGAAATGAGACGCGTGAAGTGTATTCACTTTGTCGGTATCGGCGGCGCGGGTATGAGTGGTATCGCAGAGGTGCTACTGAACGAGGGGTATCAAATTACCGGCTCTGATATTGCTGAGAATGCTGTGACAGCGCGCCTGACGCAAAAGGGGGCGACTGTCTTTATTGGCCATGCTGCTAGTAATATTGATCTTGCGAGTGTGGTAGTAGTGTCTACTGCGATTGATCCTGAAAACCCTGAGTTAGTTGCGGCGAAAGAATTGCGAATCCCAGTGGTTCGCCGTGCTGAAATGCTTGCTGAGCTGATGCGTTTTAGACATGGTATTGCCGTTGCGGGGACGCACGGAAAAACCACGACCACAGCGCTGGTTACGCAAATCTATTCAGAAGCGGGCATGGATCCAACCTTCGTTAACGGTGGCTTGGTGAAAAGTGCCGGCACGAATGCCCGCTTGGGCTCAAGCCGTATCCTGATTGCCGAAGCTGATGAAAGTGATGCGTCGTTCCTACACCTTCAACCAATGGTCAGCATCGTCACCAATATTGAAGCTGACCACATGGATACCTATGGTGGTGATTTCGATACGCTCAAACAGACCTTTATCGACTTTTTACATAACCTGCCGTTTTACGGACAGGCCGTAATGTGTGTTGACGACCCAGTGGTTCGTGAGCTGATTCCAAGTGTTAGTCGTCAAGTGATTACTTACGGTTTTTCAGAGGATGCGGACGTACGTATTGAGAATTATCGCCAAGAAGGGCAGCAAGGTAAGTTTACCGTTGTCAGAAAAGGCCGAGATAATCTTGAGATTACCCTGAATATTCCGGGAGAACACAATGCGTTGAATGCGTCTGCTGCTATTGCTGTCGCGACCGAAGATAATATTAGTGATGAGGCCATCGTTAAGGCGATGCTTGGTACTGAAGGTACAGGACGTCGTTTCGAGCATTTAGGCGAATTTGAAACGGGTAATGGCCGTGTCATGTTGGTCGACGATTATGGTCACCATCCAACAGAAGTGGACGTCACCATCAAAGCGGCGCGTAATGGTTGGGCGGATAAACGACTGGTGATGGTGTTCCAACCGCACCGTTATAGCCGTACTCGTGACCTTTACGATGATTTTGCCAATGTACTGGAGCAGGTAGATGTACTGGTGATGCTGGATGTGTATTCGGCTGGAGAAGCTCCAATTGTTGGCGCTGATGGCCGCTCACTGTGCCGTACTATTCGTACTCGCGGCAAGCTTGATCCAGTTTTTGTTCCAGAAATGAATGGTTTACCATCAGTTTTATCCAATCTTTTGCAAGATGGCGACTTAGTCTTGACGCAAGGTGCTGGTGATATTGGTAAAGTGGCTAAGCAGCTTGAGAAGATGAAGTTAGATATCCAAGTGATGCAAAATAGCTAG
- a CDS encoding cell division protein FtsQ/DivIB, protein MFSQHGIGAIFLFAVIAVIGSTLYSTISWMWDDQRLPLSKIVLQGDLTHVGAKDVQHAFANLEHIGTFMSQDIDVLQQSVEQIPWVSQASVRKQWPDTVKVFLTEYQASAIWNGIDMLDIHGVVFSGDVSVIEEQKVKLYGPMGTERFVLDTYRDSNAKLASLGLAISSLVLNERRAWQVILDNGIRLELGKDALDERLQRFISLYRELGDKVSQISYIDLRYDTGAAVGWFPAEMTAEGNLTESAG, encoded by the coding sequence ATGTTTTCACAACACGGGATCGGGGCGATTTTTTTATTTGCAGTGATCGCAGTCATCGGTTCAACGCTTTATTCCACCATTAGCTGGATGTGGGACGACCAGCGCCTTCCATTATCTAAGATAGTGCTACAAGGGGATCTAACTCATGTAGGTGCTAAAGATGTGCAGCATGCCTTTGCCAATTTGGAACATATTGGGACCTTCATGTCTCAAGATATCGATGTTCTTCAGCAAAGTGTTGAGCAAATTCCGTGGGTCTCGCAAGCATCGGTACGTAAACAGTGGCCAGATACAGTTAAGGTGTTTTTGACCGAGTACCAGGCTAGCGCAATTTGGAATGGCATCGATATGCTTGATATTCATGGTGTCGTGTTCAGCGGTGATGTTTCTGTGATTGAAGAACAGAAAGTGAAACTGTATGGCCCGATGGGTACTGAACGCTTTGTGTTGGATACTTATCGTGATAGCAATGCCAAGTTAGCGAGTTTAGGGCTAGCCATATCTTCGTTAGTGTTGAATGAGCGCCGGGCATGGCAAGTGATCCTAGATAACGGGATCCGTCTAGAGCTAGGCAAAGATGCACTTGATGAGCGCTTGCAGCGTTTTATCTCTTTGTATCGCGAACTGGGTGACAAGGTATCTCAAATCAGTTACATCGATTTGCGATATGACACAGGTGCAGCCGTCGGTTGGTTTCCTGCTGAAATGACAGCAGAAGGTAATCTTACGGAGTCGGCAGGGTAA
- the ftsA gene encoding cell division protein FtsA yields MTKTTDDNIIVGLDIGTATVSALVGEVLPDGQVNIIGAGSSPSRGMDKGGVNDLESVVKSVQRAVDQAELMAECQISSVFISLSGKHIASRIEKGMGTISEEEVSQDDMDRAIHTAKSIKIGDEQRILHVIPQEFTIDYQEGIKNPLGLSGVRMEVSVHLISCHNDMARNIIKAVERCGLKVEQLVFSGLASSNAVITEDERELGVCVVDIGAGTMDISIWTGGALRHTEVFSYAGNAVTSDIAFAFGTPLSDAEEIKVKYGCALSELVSKDDTVNVPSVGGRPSRSLQRQTLAEVIEPRYTELMGLVNQTIDNVQAKLRENGVKHHLAAGVVLTGGAAQIEGVVECAERVFRNQVRVGKPLEVSGLTDYVKEPYHSTAVGLLHYARDSQINDDNDYNEPKRQSVSTIFGKLRNWIQKEF; encoded by the coding sequence ATGACGAAGACCACGGATGACAATATTATTGTCGGTCTTGATATTGGCACTGCGACCGTATCTGCGCTAGTCGGCGAAGTTTTGCCGGACGGGCAGGTAAATATCATTGGTGCAGGTTCTAGTCCTTCTCGCGGAATGGACAAAGGTGGCGTTAACGACCTTGAGTCAGTGGTTAAATCCGTGCAACGTGCTGTCGATCAGGCTGAGCTGATGGCGGAATGCCAGATCAGCAGCGTGTTTATCTCACTTTCTGGTAAGCATATTGCGAGTCGAATTGAAAAGGGCATGGGAACCATTTCTGAGGAAGAAGTGTCACAAGATGATATGGACAGGGCGATTCATACCGCTAAATCCATAAAAATTGGTGATGAACAGCGCATTCTTCATGTGATTCCTCAGGAATTTACCATAGACTATCAAGAGGGTATTAAAAACCCGCTTGGACTGTCTGGGGTTCGAATGGAAGTGAGTGTTCATTTGATCTCTTGTCATAACGACATGGCAAGAAACATCATTAAAGCGGTAGAACGCTGTGGACTCAAAGTCGAACAACTGGTTTTCTCTGGTCTGGCATCAAGTAATGCTGTGATCACCGAAGACGAGCGCGAGCTTGGTGTTTGCGTGGTTGACATTGGCGCTGGCACTATGGATATCTCCATCTGGACTGGCGGAGCACTGAGACACACTGAAGTGTTCTCTTATGCTGGCAATGCGGTGACCAGTGATATCGCTTTTGCTTTCGGTACACCTTTGAGTGATGCTGAAGAAATCAAAGTGAAGTATGGCTGTGCACTGAGTGAACTGGTGAGTAAAGACGATACAGTGAACGTTCCAAGCGTTGGCGGTCGTCCATCACGCAGTTTACAACGTCAAACATTGGCAGAAGTGATAGAACCGCGCTATACAGAATTAATGGGACTTGTTAATCAAACCATTGATAATGTTCAAGCTAAACTTAGAGAGAACGGTGTGAAGCACCATCTCGCAGCAGGTGTCGTCTTAACCGGCGGTGCAGCACAAATTGAAGGGGTTGTGGAGTGCGCTGAACGTGTATTCCGTAACCAGGTTCGTGTAGGCAAGCCTCTAGAGGTGAGTGGCCTTACGGACTATGTAAAAGAGCCGTATCATTCTACGGCCGTTGGATTACTTCATTACGCAAGAGACAGTCAGATTAATGACGACAATGATTATAACGAACCAAAGCGTCAATCGGTGTCGACAATCTTTGGTAAGTTGCGTAACTGGATACAAAAAGAGTTTTAA
- the ftsZ gene encoding cell division protein FtsZ, with amino-acid sequence MFEPMMEMSDEAVIKVVGVGGGGGNAVEHMVRESIEGVDFISVNTDAQALRKTSINHVIQIGGDITKGLGAGANPQVGRDAALEDKERIKESITGADMVFIAAGMGGGTGTGAAPVIAEVAKELGILTVAVVTKPFSFEGKKRLLFAEQGIEELSKHVDSLITIPNEKLLKVLGRGVTLLEAFASANDVLKNAVQGIAELITRPGMINVDFADVRTVMSEMGHAMMGSGVAKGEDRAEEAAEMAISSPLLEDIDLAGARGVLVNITAGLDMRLDEFETVGNTVKAFASDNATVVIGTSLDPDMSDEIRVTVVATGIGNERKPDITLVAGGKTPVTASQPQQSTQAPAAKVEDKVAQSLPVNNQEKVEVNTPNTASSAPVSSGNTSAAPKPEKESGYLDIPAFLRRQAD; translated from the coding sequence ATGTTTGAACCGATGATGGAAATGTCTGACGAAGCTGTCATTAAAGTAGTGGGTGTAGGCGGTGGCGGTGGTAACGCTGTAGAACACATGGTACGTGAGTCAATCGAAGGGGTTGATTTCATTAGTGTTAATACCGATGCTCAAGCACTACGCAAAACGAGCATCAACCACGTTATTCAAATTGGCGGCGATATCACAAAAGGCTTGGGCGCGGGTGCAAACCCTCAAGTTGGACGTGATGCAGCTCTTGAAGACAAAGAAAGAATTAAAGAAAGCATTACTGGTGCCGATATGGTATTTATCGCAGCTGGTATGGGCGGTGGTACCGGAACCGGTGCAGCTCCAGTAATTGCTGAAGTCGCGAAAGAGTTAGGCATTCTTACCGTCGCAGTGGTCACGAAACCATTTAGCTTCGAAGGTAAAAAGCGTCTTTTATTCGCAGAGCAAGGTATTGAAGAGTTATCAAAGCACGTTGACTCTTTGATCACGATTCCAAACGAAAAGCTTCTGAAAGTACTAGGCCGTGGCGTTACGCTACTGGAAGCGTTTGCAAGTGCAAACGACGTACTGAAGAATGCGGTTCAAGGTATCGCAGAATTGATTACTCGCCCAGGCATGATTAACGTCGACTTTGCGGACGTACGTACCGTGATGTCAGAGATGGGTCATGCAATGATGGGTAGCGGTGTTGCTAAAGGTGAAGATCGTGCAGAAGAAGCGGCAGAGATGGCAATTTCTAGCCCACTTCTAGAAGACATCGATCTAGCAGGTGCACGTGGTGTGCTTGTGAACATCACTGCTGGTCTTGATATGCGTCTAGACGAATTCGAGACGGTTGGTAACACAGTGAAAGCCTTTGCGTCTGACAATGCAACGGTTGTTATCGGTACTTCTCTAGACCCAGACATGAGCGACGAAATTCGCGTGACTGTGGTTGCGACGGGTATTGGCAACGAACGTAAGCCAGATATTACGCTAGTCGCAGGCGGTAAAACGCCAGTGACGGCAAGTCAGCCCCAACAGTCAACTCAAGCACCAGCTGCAAAAGTAGAGGACAAGGTGGCACAATCTTTGCCTGTAAATAATCAGGAGAAGGTTGAGGTGAACACGCCGAATACTGCAAGCTCTGCACCTGTGTCGAGCGGCAATACCAGCGCAGCACCTAAGCCTGAGAAGGAAAGTGGCTACTTAGACATTCCAGCATTTTTGCGTCGTCAGGCAGATTGA
- the lpxC gene encoding UDP-3-O-acyl-N-acetylglucosamine deacetylase has product MIRQRTLKEIVTTVGVGLHSGRKVTLTLRPAAANTGVVYRRTDVNPPVDFPADPLSVRDTMLCTALVNDEGIRISTVEHLNAALAGMGIDNIIVEVDAPEIPIMDGSASPFVYLLQQAGIETQNAPKRFIRIKKTVRFEDGDKWAEFRPFNGFRMDFEIDFNHPAIDADEQHLLFDFSSQGFVKEISRARTFGFMRDIEYLQSKNLALGGSFDNAIVLDDYRILNEDGLRFDNEFVTHKVLDAIGDLYMAGHAIIGEFAAYKSGHGLNNQLLRAVLADQEAWEWTTFEEKEGSPVAFADPSMVLA; this is encoded by the coding sequence ATGATCAGACAACGTACGCTTAAAGAAATAGTGACTACTGTAGGAGTGGGTCTCCACTCTGGCCGTAAAGTAACACTAACTTTGCGTCCTGCGGCTGCGAATACTGGTGTTGTATACCGTCGTACTGACGTGAATCCGCCTGTGGATTTCCCTGCGGATCCTCTTTCTGTACGTGACACTATGTTATGTACTGCGCTTGTTAACGATGAAGGCATCCGTATTTCTACGGTTGAGCACCTAAATGCGGCTCTGGCTGGCATGGGTATCGATAACATTATCGTTGAAGTTGATGCACCTGAGATCCCAATTATGGATGGTAGCGCAAGCCCATTCGTATACCTGCTACAACAAGCGGGCATTGAGACTCAAAATGCACCAAAACGATTCATTCGTATCAAGAAAACTGTACGTTTTGAAGATGGTGACAAGTGGGCTGAGTTCCGTCCATTTAACGGCTTCCGCATGGATTTCGAGATTGATTTCAACCATCCTGCAATTGATGCAGATGAGCAGCACTTACTGTTCGATTTTTCTTCACAAGGCTTTGTGAAAGAGATTTCTCGTGCAAGAACGTTTGGCTTCATGCGTGACATCGAATATCTGCAATCTAAGAACCTTGCGCTTGGCGGAAGTTTTGATAATGCAATCGTACTTGATGACTACCGTATTCTTAATGAAGATGGCCTTCGTTTTGATAATGAGTTTGTGACTCATAAAGTTTTAGATGCGATTGGTGACCTTTATATGGCAGGTCATGCCATCATTGGTGAGTTTGCTGCTTACAAATCTGGCCACGGCTTGAACAACCAACTGCTTCGTGCGGTACTGGCGGATCAAGAAGCGTGGGAGTGGACGACCTTTGAAGAAAAAGAAGGTTCTCCAGTTGCGTTTGCAGATCCGAGCATGGTTTTGGCGTAA